In Candidatus Woesearchaeota archaeon, the DNA window CATTAGTTGCCCTTACTAACCCTACAACCAACTCTTATAAGCGGCTTGTTCCTGGATTTGAAGCACCGGTTAATTTAGTGTTTAGTTCAAGAAATAGAAGCGCTGCAATTAGGATTCCTATGTACAGCGAAAGCCCAAAAGCAAAAAGACTTGAATTCAGAACTCCAGACCCATTATGCAATCCTTATGTTGGTTTTGCAGCAATGGTTATGGCAGGGTTGGACGGCATTAAAAATAAGATTCATCCTGGCGAAGAAATCAAAGAAGATCTTTTCTCCATGGACAAAGAGAAACTTGCTCACATACCCCATGTCCCTGGAAGTTTAGCAGAAGCATTGAATAATCTTGAGAATGATCATGCATTCCTGTTAGAAGGTGGCGTATTTACTAAAGATGTTATTGATGCTTGGATTAGTTACAAACGAGAGCATGAAGTAACACCAGTTAATATGAGGCCTCATCCATGGGAATTTATGCTGTATTTTGATGCTTAGGTTGTTTTTTTACCTTTTTTTGTTTATTTCTCTAATAAGGAAACATTTATATATTAGATATATAATATTATATATTTAATGACTAATAGCAACTATTACAAGGATACTGAATATAAGATTATTGGTGAATTACTGAAAAGTCCTTTGCAAAGTAAGAGCATGCATGAAATAGCAGTAACTACTGGAACAGCTTATCCTACGGTCCATAAAACTATTCCTGAGTTAATTAAAGTAAATGCTCTCACACAGGAAACAAAAGGCAGAGCTAATCTAGTTTCAATAGACCTTGAACATGCAAGTACTGGCACTTTAAGCGCAGCTATGTTTTATGAAAAAGACAATTTGTTTAAAAAACATCCTTCAGTTAATATCATAAGCGACGATCTTGAACAAGCATTAGGTGATTTATTTTATATTTTAATTTTATTTGGAAGTTATGCAAAAGGTGAGGAAAAGAAAAACTCAGACTTTGATCTTTTATTTATAATTCCATCTATTGATGATAAAGAAAAATATCAACAAAAAATCAACAAAGCTTTGAGTCTACATACTAATAAACAAATAGATATAATAATAGTATCAACTAAAGATTTTCTTGAAATGTTAAATGAAAAATACACTGTAGGAAGAGAAGCATTTATGCATGGAATTATATTATTTGGGGCAGAACAATATTACAAACTAGTGAAGGAATATGTTAGAACTAAAGGATATTAAAAGTAAAAAAGAGATTGAAGAGGCAAAGAAATTATTCA includes these proteins:
- a CDS encoding nucleotidyltransferase domain-containing protein, producing MTNSNYYKDTEYKIIGELLKSPLQSKSMHEIAVTTGTAYPTVHKTIPELIKVNALTQETKGRANLVSIDLEHASTGTLSAAMFYEKDNLFKKHPSVNIISDDLEQALGDLFYILILFGSYAKGEEKKNSDFDLLFIIPSIDDKEKYQQKINKALSLHTNKQIDIIIVSTKDFLEMLNEKYTVGREAFMHGIILFGAEQYYKLVKEYVRTKGY